The genomic window TTGGCCCGGGTGACGGCCAGAAAAAGCACTTTGCCATCCTGGCTGAGGGCAAGCCCGTTCGGACTCGGCGCATTGGAAATGAGGCACTCAAGTGATTGCAGATCCGATTGTCCATGACGCAAGCGATAGACCCGACCCGTCGGGTCTTGCATACCGGTCTGCCCCTGGTCAGTAAAGTAGCAGGCGCCCGCCGCATCAAAGGTTAAATCGTTTAGACCCTTGAAGGATTCACTGTTACGGTGTCCCAAAAGCGTAGATAGGTCACCGGTTTCGACCTGGAGCCTGAGCAATCCGCGGCGGTAATCAGCGATCCAGACTGAACCGTCTGCGTGTATCGCCAAACCGTTCGGCCACCCCTCGTACTGCGCGACGCACGCCCACTTCAGGTCAGGCGAGACCCGGAAGATACGCCCATGGGGAATATCGGTGAGGTATAAATTTCCTGAACGATCGAAGGAAGGGCCCTCCAGGAAGCAATCAACGATTTGCCCGGGCTTGTTGGCATGGGCCCATTCGCTCATTACCGGTTTGCGCAACGCAGCAGGCATGCTGGTCAACACCTTGGCGTCTATGACCTGCGGCGGCGAAAAGGAAAGATTCCACATCTCTACGCTTCTTTCAGTTGACTCATTCTGGTTGGACTTTCGCGTCTTTGGCTGCAGCCCGCCACAGCGCGGCGTCGCGCCGAATCAGTTCGGAAAACTGTTCGGGAGGAATTCCTCCTGGCTGAGCGCCTTGCTGGGCAAATTGATCGCGTAAGCCTTTGTCTTCCAGCGCCTTGTTGACCAGCGCATGCAACTTGATGATGACCTCTTTCGATGTGCCCTTGGGTGCCGCCAAGCCAAACCAGTTATTGACGGCATAACTCGGCAAGCCCGCTTCCTTGAACGTCGGAACGTCTGGCAAGGAAGGCAATCGACGCTCCCCAGTGACTGCCAATGCGCGCACTTTTCCGCCTTTTATTTGCGGCACGGCGGTAGGGCTTGCGGTGACCAGGAGATCCACTTGATTGGAAATCAGGCCAAGCATCGCCTCGCCAGCGCCTTTATAGGGAACATGAACGACAGGTGCCTTGGCTTCCTTTTTAAATACTTCTGCAGCGAGATGGGTGGAGCTGCCAGATCCGCCAGACCCAAAGTTCAGCTTGTCCGGGTTCTTCTGTGCATAACTAATCAATTCACCCAGATTTTTGTAGGGGGAACTTGCACTCACGATCAGAATCACTGGAGTTTGTGCAATGGTCGTCACCGGAACGATGTCATTGTCATAGTTCCATGGAAGTTTGGCGAACAACGATGGCAGCATTGTGTACGTCGTGTCATTGGCCAGAAGCGTGTAGCCATCCGGGGCTGCCTTGGCAACGAAGTTCGTCCCGATCGTACCGCTGGCGCCAGGCTTGTTCTCGACAAAAAACGTTTGCTTGGTTTGCTCCGAGAGTTTGGCAGCAATCTGACGTGCTGCGTAGTCGGTCGTTCCACCGGGTGCATAGGGTACGACGATGCGAACCGGTCTCTCGGGCCAGGTGGCTTGTGCCACAGCGGCAATTGGAAGTACGCAGGCCACAGCAAACGCGCAGCCGGATAGTTTGGCAATCATGCTGGTCTCCTTTGATTGATGAACTTTTAGTCTGGCTTAATGCCGGCTTCCCGGATCAGGCTGCCCCATTTTTCCTGTTCAGCTTTAATGAACTTGGCCGCTTGTTCCGGGGAACCGGTCATAGGGGTGCTGCCTTCAGCTTCCAGCGTGGCGACCAACGCCGGCTGCGCAAGCGCCTTTCCGACTTCTGCGTTCAGGCGTTGCACAATCTCCGGAGGCGTTCCAGCTGGAGCAACAATTGCCTTCCAATCCATCGCTACGAAGTCCTTGTAGCCGGATTCAGCGACTGTCGGCACATTGGGGAGGAAGGACAAACGCTTTTGCGAAGTGACGGCGATCGCGCGCAACTTGCCACCCTTGATCATTCCAGCTACCGATTGGGGTGTGGCAAACATGTAATCGGTCTGCCCGCCAATGAGATCGGTGATGGCTGGCGCGGCACCTTTATAGGGAATATTGAGCACCTGGATCCCGGCTTGGCGGCTCAGCATTTCGCCTGCTAGATGACCTACCGTGCCATTTCCGGCAAGAGCCTGCTTGACCTCGCCCGGTTTGGCTTTTGCGGCTTTTACTGCATCGCCCACCGATTTCCAGGGAGAGTCGGCTCGCACTACCATGACTGTCGGAAGCTCGGCCACTAGTGCAACCGGAACGAGATCCTTGGATGCGTTGAATGGCATCTTGGGAATCAGGGTGGAATTGATGGCCAGATTTGCGGTTTGCCCCATGCCGATGGTGTAGCCGTCCGGCTTGGACTTCGCCACTGCGTCCATGCCGATGTTGCCGTTGGCGCCAGGCTTGTTATCCACCAGGAAGGTCCATTTGGTATTGCCAGACATTTTTTCCGCGATATGGCGCGTCACCGTATCCGTGCCGCCTCCCGGGGTATAGGGAACGATGAAACGTATTGGCTGATTCGGCCAGTTACCGTTTTGCGCAAAACTTGCGCCGGTGGAGAGCGTCATCGCCGTGGCGAGAACGACAAACAAATTTTTGCTGCGGGGGGATTGCATCTGATGTCTCCTACGTAATTTATCGAACGATTTGTTGCGTCTGCATGGCGCGGATCGCGCCCTCGTCGTAGCCCAGCTCACTTAGTATTTCGGTGCTGTGTTCGCCGAGCTTTGGGGGATTGAGTCGAATGCCGGGCCTCTCGCCGCCAAGTGTCAAAGGCAGCAATGCAGTCAAGGTTTCGCGTCCGTCGGGAAGCCTCATGGGTGCCAGCCCGCCGGTTTGCATTAAATGCGGATCGTCAAGCAGGTCGTGTGGCCGGGTAATCGGAGCAAAAGGCAAGCCGTGTTTTTCAAACACTGCCGATAGCTCGGCGACGCTGTAGCGCGCCATCTCGGCACGCAGCAAGGGCATCATCCAATCGCGGGCAGACACTCTGTCATTATTGGTGATCAGGCGCAGGTCGGCTTTCAGGTCAGACAGGCCAAATGCATCGCAGAAGATGGCCCACTGCGTGTCGCTCACCACTGCCAGGAAGATCTGCTCGTTGTCCTTGACGTTGAACACGTCATACACCGCCCACGCGGAAATGCGACTGGGCATAGGTGCGGCCGGCTTGCCTGTCACCGCATACTGCATCATGTGCTGCGCGACCAAGAACACATTGTTTTCATAAAGTGCGCTTTGTACTTCCTGCCCCCGGCCGGTCTGGGCGCGCTCTGCCAATGCAGCCATCGCGCCGAGGGCACCGAATATGCCGCCCATGATGTCGTTGACGCTGGTACCGGCACGCAGCGGATCGCCAGGTCGCCCGGTCATGTACGCTAGGCCGCCCATCATCTGCACGACCTCATCAAGCGCCGTGCGATGGTCATAGGGGCCGGGCAGGAAGCCCTTGTGGCTGACATAGATCAGCCGTTCATTGCGGGCGGACAGGCTGGCATAGTCCAGCCCCAGCTTCTTCATGGTGCCGGGCTTGAAGTTTTCGCTGACGATATCGGCCGTATCGATCAGCCTCAAGACCAGCTCTCTGCCTTCCGGCGTTTGCAAGTCGACAGCGATGCTCTTCTTGTTACGGTTGAACATCGGGAAGAAGCCAGCGCCGGAGCCGAGCAGCTTGCGGGTGTTGTCACCGCCGATCGGCTCGACCTTGATGACTTCCGCACCCAGATCGGCCAGCACCATACCGCAGGTCGGCCCCATCACCATGTGCGTGAACTCAACGACGCGTACACCCTTGTAGGGAAGATGTTTAGCTGACATGCGACACTCCTTGTTGAAAACCTTTCGGCAGACCGGCTTCCGGCGTCATGCCATATAACGGCTCGCCCGGCAGGCCGGCCTTGAGCGGCTCCCGTGCCGCGATCAGGCGGTCGATATCGATCCCGGTGCGCACGCCCATGGCTTCGAACATGAACACCAGGTCCTCGGTCACCACGTTGCCTGACGCGCCTGGCGCATACGGACAGCCGCCCAGCCCGCCCAGCGAGGAATCGAAGACGCGCACGCCTTCTTCAAAGGCGGCCAGGCAGTTCGCCAGGCCAAGGCCGCGGGTATTGTGCATGTGCGCCGCGCCAGCCTTTTCGCCGATTTCCGAGCGCATGCGGCGAAACAGGCGCCGCACCTGCGCCGGATTGGCATAGCCGGTCGTGTCCGACAGGCCGCAGTCGTCGACCCCGGCCGCCGCACACCAGGCTGCCATCCGGATCACATCGTCCTCGGCGACCAAGCCTTGTATCGTGCAGCCGAACGCGGTGGAAATACCGGCTTCAATCTTTACGCCGGGCGCAGTGCGATTTCGCAGCGCGACGATCTCGCGCACCGTATCGATCATCTGTTCCCGCGTCTTACGCACATTTGCCAGCGAATGGGCCTCGCTGGCTGATACCGGGATGGTGACCTTGTGCACGCCTGCCGCTAGCGCCGCCTCGGCACCGCGCAGATTGGGCACCAGCGCCATCACGGTCAGGCCGGGCAATGTCAGTGCATGCCGGACGACTTCTTCCGCGTCCGCCATCTGCGGCAACAGTTTCGCCGGCACAAACGAGGCCACCTCGATCTCACGAATGCCTGCGTCATGCAAGGCGCTGATCCAGCGCTTCTTGTGCTCGGTCGGCATGGTTGCTTTGACGGACTGCAGCCCGTCGCGCGGGCCGACTTCGCTGATCAAGACATCAGGTCCTGCTTTTGGATCAAAACTCATCGTTGGACTCCTCAAATTACTTGGCACGGCAAACCTCCGCGCTGGCTCAAAGGGGTTGCTGTACGGTTCTTCAAGCTAGATGTTTTTGGAATCAAGGCTGGACCGTTTGCAACGCTTTGTTCTGTCTGTTAGAATGATGTTCTAACATTCGAAATAGTTTGCAAGTGCTTCCCATGCATGTCAAGTTTTTTTTAAGGAGATGAATTCCGATGCCGCGCAAAGCCCAGACTGAATCGGTAGCAGATGTGAATGCCGCGCCTGGTGGTGCCGCTGCCGTGGACAAGGCGATCTCCCTTTTGGCGGCATTTCGCTCTGGCGATCGCGCGCTGGCGTTAGGTGAACTGGCCGAACGCACCCAGCTATACAAAAGCACGGTGCTGCGCGCGATCGCTTCACTTGAGCACGCGCGGCTGATTCAGAAGATGCCTGACGGCAGGTATGCCTTAGGTAGTGAAATAGCGCGCTTGTATAGCATCTATGCAGCTTCGTTTTCGCTAGAAAGTATCGTGCTGCCAGCGCTGCAGGAACTTGTCAGGCAAACTGGCGAAAGTGCGGCCTACCATGTCCGTCAGGGCGATTCACGTTTGTGCTTGTACCGGGTCGACTCGCCGCATCCAATACGGGACCATGTGCGTGCCGGCGAAGTGCTTCCTCTTTATCGCGGTGCAGGGGGGCGTGTACTGGTGGCTTTCGACGGGGAATTGCTGAAAAAGGCGCCAAGCGAAGAAGCGGAAATATATCGACAAATCGTCGAGCAGGGATTTTGCGCGACCAGAGGCGATCGGCTGGCGGAGGTAGCCGGCATTTCCGCACCGGTGTTTCGGCAAGATCATCAACTTGCGGGAGCACTTACCCTAACGATGCCAGCACACCGTTACGCCGATCATTACATTGAAAAAGTCATCACGACAGCAAAATCGTTGTCGAATCAAATGCCTTGATGCGGAAAACTGGCCATGAAAAGGTGGAGGACCACTAGTCCGACCGGCGGCAACAGTCCTTCGACCCGTCTGCGGAGTCGCTCTGAATATAGGCCGACTTCAGGAATAACGCTGTAAAATAGCACTTATGGACGCCACTACTTCAAAAAGCGTTATTCTCCGTAATGCAGATGATGTGGCGTTGCCTATCGGATGGTGGGATTAGGGGCACAACTTTTCCCAAGCTGCCTTGCCTACCAGTGAAATTAATAAACTGGTAAGCGTCTGTCCCAATTGGTTTATGCCAGAGTGAACCCGATTTCCAAGCGCTACTTAACGCCTCCCGTATCCGTACCTGCTTCTGTCAGCGCCGGACCTAACTATTCTTGAGGCCAACCTGTCCTATCTTCGTAGCACGGGAAAACCGCTCAATAGATTGCGGGGAAGAATGTATTCGTCGCATATCCCGAAAATTCTGCTGACCCGGAATCAACAGCCGTACAAGATGTACGCCGTCTATTGAGCGCGCTATTGTTACCAAGCGCCCGGATACCGCGCCATTTATGCGTTACACGGTACCCGAAGAAACCTCTGACGACCTATGAAAACGTTTAGTCGAGTAAAACACATAGCCAGGCTCAGTTTAGAGTGGTTTTGATACCGGCACGAGGGAAATAACATTTCCAGTGAAAGCGACGTCTTCGTGTACGCGGTCAATTTGTGCTAGAAGGCTTAGCAGGGTTTCCAGCCAGGGATAACGGCGAAAGCGCTCGCTCCGATTCGCGCCTTCAAGGCTTGCGATAAAGGCTGACGTCAAAACACGTGGCTGCGTCCGGCTACATACACCGCCATGAAGTTGCGCACGGCGGCCAAGATAGGCAAGTGCACAGGCGCGAAAATACGCCGTCTCCGTTTTATAACTCTTGAAGGCAATACTGCTTTCAACGTCTTCTTTTGTTATCCAGCGCTTGTATGCGACCCAGTCGCCTTCGGCTATGCAAATCTGCAGAGGACTTTGCGCGTTTTCTACTGTCCTGCTCGAGCAAATACTGGTCTCCATCCCCGACTCCCACTGTTTACTTTTATTACACTTGGTATGGATGATGCAACATTACTGTCGTGTGTTTCTGAATCCATGCTATCCATTAAATTGCAATGAATCAACTTTTTTGCCGTCATTCATTGCCGACGTTGTATTTCGGCGTCGGATGTGTTGGCACCGTGGTCGTGCCGGTGAACCAAGGCCTAGACGTAGGAGAGAGCAGTTAAAACCGGAGGCAACCGTTCGGTCTAATTTGGCAATACATTATTGTTTTAATAACAATAAATAGAGACAGTTATGCGGATGGTCATCGAGGCACGCTTTGAAGACAATGCTGGTGGTAGTGTACCGGTCTGATTGGCTGAATTTGAAGCGCCGATGGTGAACTGACGCAGTTGGGATTGACCTTAGCTGAAAGCAAACAACTTGTGCACGAAGCGCAGCGCGCTTTGGTCAACGTGCAAGCAAACGGTTTCGTGGCCGCGTCCAAACACTGCCCCCACTGCGGTGCAGCCTTGTCGATTAAGGCCAAACATACCATCCAATATCGAACGGTTTTTGGCAAGATGACCATCGACAGCCCCCAGCTGCGTGTCTGCAAGTGCGGTCAAGACACACGCAGCAAGTCATTTAGCCTGCTTGCAGCCGCGTTACCCGGACGCCCCAGTCCTGAATTGGAATACCTTTAGGTCAAGTGGGCAGCGCACCTACCGTATGCGGTCGCTACCGCGCTCTTGAAAGAAACTTTGCCGGTCGATCAGGCTATCTCTATCTCCGGCCTTAGGAACTGCATATAGACGGTCGGACAAGAACTGGACAACTCTACCGAAAGGGCCACTTACGGTGAACGCGTCGATCCGCCTGTAAATGGCAAGCTCAAGATTGTCGCCCTGGCAGTGGATTCTGCATGGTTACGCCACCGCTCCTCACAACAGGAACAGGACGAAGCCAAATTGGCGCAGTATTTCCCGTCAAAAAAGCTTCCGTCCACTGGGCGGCACGTGAACATCATCGCCGGCCGGTCCGCAATGATGGCAGCTGCAAAGTGTATGGCTATGTCAACCGGGAAGTCACCTCGGCCGCGACACGCCTTGACCACTTTCTCTCGGAGCAAGGCGCTGCGCAGGACCAAAGATAAACATCGTCTCCGACGGCGCAGGCGAATTCGAAAAAGCGGTCGACGGATCCAAAAGGCCGTTGACTCGGATTCGGGATTGGTTTCATATCGCGATGAAATTTCGCGCAATCGAGCAATCGGTGCAGAAGTTTCCTGATCTGACAGCACCGAGCGGTCGCTCAGTGCAAGACGAAATCGCATCCGCGAAATAGCTGACGTGGTACGGCAGGGGTTCCGAAGAGGTGAAGACACTGAAAACCTCCATGACATGATTGGTCTCGCCCCGGAGGACGCGGCTTGCAGGGCGTTATGGTGGAATTGCGGAGGACATATTGGTACCTCGAATCTAATGCGCAATACCTGGTCAACTATGGATGCCGTTATCGGCGCGGCATGCCGATCAGTAGCAGCATCGCTGAATCGGCGGTCAATGAAGTTGTCAGTTTGCGTTGCGCGAAAAAGCGGCAGATGCGTTGGACGAATAAGGGGGCACACCTTCTTGTGCAGGTTCGGGCAGCGGTGCTGAACGGCGAGCTGAAAATGCGTGACATGCCTGATCGACGACGAACATTCACAGAAAAAAGAATGACGATCACTGCCAATGCGTAGCCTAGCGGTGCTTCCGGTTTTAACTGCTCTCCTCAATCTCGTTTTTAATGCCCTTCGCCTCGTCGACCGGCAATAGGTGCTGGGTGCGCGGAACGTCCCACATCCACTCAGGCAACCTCCATTGGGTAGCGGGAGGGCTTTTGCTGTATGTCTTGCGGACATGCCACTATGGGGGCCAGCAGACTGAGGAGTACGACGATTCTTGCATTTCGGAGTTTCCTAGCTATAGCTCCGGTCTTCAATTCTAATTCGATTCCCAGATTAGGTATCGTTCCATTCGAATACGATAAACCGCACTCATTAGCTTATTTTGATAAATCCCACATACAAATTTCGTAACAATTCTCGCAAACTAAAATAGAAGTTTGGTTTATGACGGCCCTACTGCCTAATCATTGCGCACATAAAATTTCCAACAGGACTAATGCCGGTTATCAATGAACTAGTTGCAAAGCAATTACGATTATTTACTATGGTAAACGCTATTCCTTGATTAGCTATAATTCATTGCGCCTATCGCTGGACCCGTTAAAATCTAAACCTTGGCATTGGCAGTTGATGAAAAAATCAAGTTTTTAATTGGCTCGGAAAGCTATCTGTTTTCCCTAGGCAACTAGGCACAAGCTAGCATACGAAGGTTCTAGCTGTGCATTGAAGCAATTATTTAGGTTGCAGATTAATGCTTCGTGCCCGAACGGGGTGCGAAAACGATTTTAAAGAATATTGGTTTATCCAAGGACCTGTTACGTCCTAACGATTTAAAGGGTATTAACAATGCGAAACAAAAAATTCCCACCCAGCAAAGCCATCCATAAAATTTCGTCGAAAATTATTAATAGAAATAATCTGATT from Noviherbaspirillum sp. L7-7A includes these protein-coding regions:
- a CDS encoding IclR family transcriptional regulator; translated protein: MPRKAQTESVADVNAAPGGAAAVDKAISLLAAFRSGDRALALGELAERTQLYKSTVLRAIASLEHARLIQKMPDGRYALGSEIARLYSIYAASFSLESIVLPALQELVRQTGESAAYHVRQGDSRLCLYRVDSPHPIRDHVRAGEVLPLYRGAGGRVLVAFDGELLKKAPSEEAEIYRQIVEQGFCATRGDRLAEVAGISAPVFRQDHQLAGALTLTMPAHRYADHYIEKVITTAKSLSNQMP
- a CDS encoding tripartite tricarboxylate transporter substrate binding protein, whose translation is MIAKLSGCAFAVACVLPIAAVAQATWPERPVRIVVPYAPGGTTDYAARQIAAKLSEQTKQTFFVENKPGASGTIGTNFVAKAAPDGYTLLANDTTYTMLPSLFAKLPWNYDNDIVPVTTIAQTPVILIVSASSPYKNLGELISYAQKNPDKLNFGSGGSGSSTHLAAEVFKKEAKAPVVHVPYKGAGEAMLGLISNQVDLLVTASPTAVPQIKGGKVRALAVTGERRLPSLPDVPTFKEAGLPSYAVNNWFGLAAPKGTSKEVIIKLHALVNKALEDKGLRDQFAQQGAQPGGIPPEQFSELIRRDAALWRAAAKDAKVQPE
- a CDS encoding tripartite tricarboxylate transporter substrate binding protein, whose protein sequence is MTLSTGASFAQNGNWPNQPIRFIVPYTPGGGTDTVTRHIAEKMSGNTKWTFLVDNKPGANGNIGMDAVAKSKPDGYTIGMGQTANLAINSTLIPKMPFNASKDLVPVALVAELPTVMVVRADSPWKSVGDAVKAAKAKPGEVKQALAGNGTVGHLAGEMLSRQAGIQVLNIPYKGAAPAITDLIGGQTDYMFATPQSVAGMIKGGKLRAIAVTSQKRLSFLPNVPTVAESGYKDFVAMDWKAIVAPAGTPPEIVQRLNAEVGKALAQPALVATLEAEGSTPMTGSPEQAAKFIKAEQEKWGSLIREAGIKPD
- a CDS encoding hydroxymethylglutaryl-CoA lyase codes for the protein MSFDPKAGPDVLISEVGPRDGLQSVKATMPTEHKKRWISALHDAGIREIEVASFVPAKLLPQMADAEEVVRHALTLPGLTVMALVPNLRGAEAALAAGVHKVTIPVSASEAHSLANVRKTREQMIDTVREIVALRNRTAPGVKIEAGISTAFGCTIQGLVAEDDVIRMAAWCAAAGVDDCGLSDTTGYANPAQVRRLFRRMRSEIGEKAGAAHMHNTRGLGLANCLAAFEEGVRVFDSSLGGLGGCPYAPGASGNVVTEDLVFMFEAMGVRTGIDIDRLIAAREPLKAGLPGEPLYGMTPEAGLPKGFQQGVSHVS
- a CDS encoding SMP-30/gluconolactonase/LRE family protein, translated to MWNLSFSPPQVIDAKVLTSMPAALRKPVMSEWAHANKPGQIVDCFLEGPSFDRSGNLYLTDIPHGRIFRVSPDLKWACVAQYEGWPNGLAIHADGSVWIADYRRGLLRLQVETGDLSTLLGHRNSESFKGLNDLTFDAAGACYFTDQGQTGMQDPTGRVYRLRHGQSDLQSLECLISNAPSPNGLALSQDGKVLFLAVTRANQIWRAPLPSAGSVSKVGVFQSFFGISGPDGMAVDRDGGLVVAHASLGGAFVINARGEITHFVRSPAGHTITNVAFRPGTSTLVLTDSSSGSVLQAALPTAGMDLYSHS
- a CDS encoding CaiB/BaiF CoA-transferase family protein produces the protein MSAKHLPYKGVRVVEFTHMVMGPTCGMVLADLGAEVIKVEPIGGDNTRKLLGSGAGFFPMFNRNKKSIAVDLQTPEGRELVLRLIDTADIVSENFKPGTMKKLGLDYASLSARNERLIYVSHKGFLPGPYDHRTALDEVVQMMGGLAYMTGRPGDPLRAGTSVNDIMGGIFGALGAMAALAERAQTGRGQEVQSALYENNVFLVAQHMMQYAVTGKPAAPMPSRISAWAVYDVFNVKDNEQIFLAVVSDTQWAIFCDAFGLSDLKADLRLITNNDRVSARDWMMPLLRAEMARYSVAELSAVFEKHGLPFAPITRPHDLLDDPHLMQTGGLAPMRLPDGRETLTALLPLTLGGERPGIRLNPPKLGEHSTEILSELGYDEGAIRAMQTQQIVR